Proteins from one Brevibacillus humidisoli genomic window:
- a CDS encoding MFS transporter, with translation MEVPEIDGVDLLKRNRNYRNLWYAKVGSQFGDWFNQVALAQITLLLTDSAVAMGLVLLCGSLPGVVLGPLLGPYVDRFSKKPLLFYSDLLRAVFSLGYSGAIIFEAHWILYVCSLFLGIAGVLFAPARSAVIPLVVDRNDLTKANALESGMGGMLQIIGAGCGGFVALIVSPITCFVINAFSYLWSAVCIQRCHWLEVPKKNSQPISYIRSLKAGFQEAFHNQVARAIMLIGISWGLAGGGYYILLPILGQDIYAMGALGIGLLYAVDGLGVLIGSVLVHRLVGSDHRRAMIWYGGAYVTQALFFGLLTQSAVFFFGMFMLLLMRISSGVIIPLDSYLLQVAVDPEKRGRIFSLHGATYGGFMQLSFILTGTAFEHIGIAYTGLLIGGVSLLCGLFWLSRVARKPSSDMSV, from the coding sequence ATGGAGGTGCCGGAGATAGACGGAGTCGATCTGCTCAAAAGGAACAGGAATTATCGAAACCTGTGGTATGCAAAAGTGGGCAGTCAGTTTGGTGACTGGTTTAACCAAGTAGCCTTGGCTCAGATTACTCTCCTGCTGACTGACTCCGCTGTGGCTATGGGCCTTGTCTTGCTATGTGGTTCGTTGCCAGGAGTGGTGTTGGGGCCACTGCTTGGGCCCTATGTGGACCGATTCTCCAAAAAACCACTGCTGTTTTATTCTGATTTGCTGCGTGCAGTATTTTCGCTCGGTTATTCAGGTGCGATCATCTTTGAGGCTCACTGGATATTATACGTCTGTTCCTTGTTTCTGGGCATAGCAGGCGTCCTGTTTGCACCAGCCCGCAGCGCCGTAATACCGCTTGTGGTGGATCGGAACGACCTGACCAAAGCCAATGCCCTGGAATCTGGCATGGGCGGTATGTTGCAAATCATCGGTGCGGGGTGTGGGGGATTTGTCGCTCTGATTGTCAGTCCAATTACCTGCTTTGTGATCAATGCATTCTCTTATTTATGGTCGGCAGTATGCATTCAACGCTGCCATTGGCTGGAGGTGCCTAAGAAGAATTCGCAACCAATCTCGTACATCCGTTCGTTGAAAGCAGGGTTTCAGGAAGCGTTTCACAATCAGGTTGCCCGTGCGATCATGCTGATCGGGATCAGTTGGGGATTGGCAGGTGGAGGATATTACATCTTGCTTCCCATCCTCGGGCAGGATATATATGCGATGGGAGCACTGGGCATCGGGCTGCTGTACGCGGTTGACGGGCTGGGGGTCTTGATCGGTTCTGTTCTGGTTCACCGACTAGTGGGAAGCGACCACCGCCGGGCGATGATCTGGTACGGTGGAGCCTATGTGACACAGGCCCTTTTCTTTGGCTTGCTGACTCAGTCTGCGGTGTTTTTCTTCGGCATGTTCATGCTCTTGTTGATGCGAATCAGCTCTGGAGTGATCATACCGCTTGACAGCTATCTGCTGCAGGTGGCTGTCGATCCAGAGAAACGCGGGAGAATCTTTTCGCTGCACGGAGCAACCTATGGCGGTTTTATGCAGCTCTCTTTTATTTTGACCGGTACAGCATTTGAGCACATCGGCATCGCCTATACGGGTCTGTTGATAGGAGGCGTCTCTCTGCTCTGCGGTCTCTTCTGGTTATCAAGAGTTGCAAGAAAACCAAGTTCTGACATGTCGGTTTGA
- a CDS encoding cytochrome c biogenesis CcdA family protein — MEPNVTLLLAFGAGFLSFISPCCLPLYPSFLSYITGVTVDEVKKGKTVFRRQAFLHTLFFIIGFSIVFLALGLSTSWLGHFFASQKDLIRQLGGILLVVIGLVMIGLLRMEWMMKSWKVDLKSRPIGYTGSILVGVTYAAGWTPCVGPILSGIVIMGVTDPSRALSYTLAYTLGFAIPFFVMTFFISKVSWLMRYSEKLMKVGGSLMILFGILLYTDKMTDITTYLIELYGGFTGF, encoded by the coding sequence TTGGAACCGAATGTGACCCTATTGCTCGCCTTCGGGGCCGGTTTTTTGTCGTTTATCTCGCCGTGTTGCCTGCCTCTGTATCCATCGTTCTTATCCTATATAACGGGAGTCACTGTCGATGAGGTAAAAAAGGGGAAGACCGTTTTTCGACGCCAGGCATTTCTGCATACCTTGTTTTTTATCATCGGTTTTTCTATCGTTTTTCTCGCACTGGGGCTGTCCACGTCCTGGCTGGGACACTTCTTTGCTTCGCAAAAAGATCTGATACGTCAATTGGGCGGCATCTTGTTGGTTGTGATCGGACTGGTGATGATCGGCCTGCTGCGTATGGAATGGATGATGAAGAGCTGGAAGGTTGATTTAAAAAGCCGTCCGATTGGGTATACTGGTTCCATACTGGTCGGTGTCACGTACGCCGCCGGTTGGACTCCGTGCGTCGGTCCCATCCTATCCGGTATCGTCATCATGGGAGTGACGGACCCGTCGCGTGCCCTGTCCTATACACTGGCCTATACGCTCGGGTTTGCGATTCCATTCTTTGTGATGACCTTCTTTATCAGCAAGGTAAGCTGGTTAATGAGGTATTCGGAGAAGCTGATGAAGGTGGGAGGATCGCTCATGATCTTGTTCGGTATTTTGCTCTACACCGACAAAATGACTGACATCACCACCTACCTGATTGAGCTGTACGGAGGGTTTACCGGTTTTTGA
- a CDS encoding TlpA family protein disulfide reductase, translating to MKRFSLIAFVIGLVSLAIFSNIQETNTAQTNGKTDATTDSSQIEQRERRPAIGYLAPAFSLSALDGKTYKLGAPRNKPLLLNFWASWCGPCQEEAPVLKRIYEKYQDKLDLYAINLTTDDKLENAKAFVEGFKLPFPILLDTKGAAGKDYLIQGIPTTFFIDESGMIRNVMMGMPGEEHFEREVQALISR from the coding sequence ATGAAACGATTCTCTTTGATCGCATTTGTGATTGGTTTGGTTTCCCTCGCGATCTTTAGCAACATCCAGGAGACAAATACGGCCCAAACGAACGGAAAAACGGATGCAACCACTGATTCCAGTCAAATCGAACAGAGGGAGCGGAGACCGGCCATCGGGTATCTAGCCCCTGCTTTTTCACTCTCAGCTCTGGACGGAAAAACCTACAAGCTGGGCGCTCCTCGGAACAAGCCGCTGCTCCTCAACTTTTGGGCTTCCTGGTGCGGTCCTTGCCAGGAGGAGGCCCCCGTGCTGAAGCGGATTTATGAAAAGTACCAGGACAAACTGGATCTGTACGCCATCAATCTGACAACGGATGACAAGTTGGAAAATGCGAAGGCTTTTGTGGAAGGGTTCAAGCTGCCTTTCCCGATCCTTCTGGACACCAAGGGGGCAGCAGGCAAAGACTACCTGATTCAGGGGATCCCCACTACGTTTTTCATAGACGAATCAGGCATGATTCGCAATGTGATGATGGGCATGCCGGGGGAGGAGCATTTTGAGCGAGAAGTGCAGGCGCTGATCAGCAGATAG
- a CDS encoding putative holin-like toxin, with product MTVYEAISLMLTFGLLVIALLSFHKKK from the coding sequence ATGACAGTATACGAAGCCATCTCCCTGATGCTAACGTTTGGGTTACTGGTGATTGCGTTGCTGTCCTTCCATAAAAAGAAGTAG
- a CDS encoding DUF962 domain-containing protein, with amino-acid sequence MEDNLSFMERYKQDHQHPVNKLTHAIGIPLIVISLPLVFWDWRWAITLFVVGWIFQFVGHFVEGNPPSFLKNPIFLLIGPWWIVKRFWAFLTGKRFS; translated from the coding sequence ATGGAGGATAATCTGTCCTTTATGGAACGGTACAAACAAGATCACCAACATCCTGTCAACAAGCTGACCCATGCGATCGGCATTCCGCTCATTGTGATCTCATTGCCGCTGGTGTTTTGGGATTGGCGGTGGGCCATAACCTTGTTTGTCGTCGGCTGGATTTTTCAGTTCGTCGGTCACTTTGTGGAAGGCAATCCGCCATCTTTTTTAAAGAACCCGATCTTCTTGTTGATTGGTCCGTGGTGGATTGTGAAGCGATTTTGGGCGTTTCTGACGGGAAAACGGTTTTCTTGA
- a CDS encoding MFS transporter: protein MLPTETSPSVPGPRKGTALYLSLPVFSWALYDFANTIFSSNVITIFFPFYMQQVIGGSAVLDQIASTFVSYTNAAASLFLVLFSPLFGVLIDRTGKAKFYLTPLALGAIACTIGMGLFALWETNQTVAGLPLSVVCVLLLFMIAKFCYQSSLIFYDTLLSRLGNRQELPLISGFGVAVGYAGTLVGLSVYPLAGDGNYGLVFLASGVLFLVFSLPMFFLFKENNAGTSVEGQEQTKKSFFSGYKEVIATVRDMRRFRPIFLFMLAYFFFNDAIATAIAMMAVYAKAVVGFSSGQFIILYLVATVFSIVGSLLFGHITRILGSKQAVTCVALLLLVAIALGALAIDETMFWVAGSLYGIAMGSTWVTSRTLIVELTPPEKRGQFFGLFAFSGKVSSLVGPLLYGTIVLLLSQHGVLASRAAMGSLAVLVLIGLAIHLRIPVGEDSSHTR from the coding sequence ATGCTGCCAACCGAGACGTCCCCTTCTGTACCGGGACCACGCAAAGGAACGGCGCTGTACCTCTCCCTGCCGGTATTTTCCTGGGCGCTTTACGATTTCGCCAACACCATTTTTTCGTCCAATGTGATCACCATTTTCTTTCCGTTTTACATGCAGCAAGTAATTGGCGGCAGCGCTGTACTGGATCAAATCGCCAGTACCTTTGTGAGCTATACCAATGCCGCAGCCAGCTTGTTCCTCGTTTTATTCTCCCCTCTGTTCGGCGTATTGATCGACCGCACGGGCAAAGCAAAATTTTATCTCACCCCGCTTGCCCTGGGAGCAATCGCCTGCACCATCGGGATGGGCTTGTTCGCTCTCTGGGAGACGAACCAGACCGTAGCCGGTCTACCCCTCTCAGTCGTCTGTGTGCTGCTGTTGTTCATGATCGCCAAGTTTTGCTACCAATCGAGTCTGATCTTCTACGATACCCTACTCTCCCGCTTAGGCAATCGCCAGGAACTCCCCTTGATCTCCGGATTTGGTGTAGCAGTTGGATATGCCGGGACATTGGTCGGCTTATCCGTCTACCCATTGGCTGGTGATGGCAACTACGGACTGGTGTTTCTGGCAAGTGGAGTCCTCTTTCTGGTATTCTCTCTTCCGATGTTTTTTCTTTTTAAAGAAAACAATGCAGGGACGTCCGTAGAGGGGCAGGAACAGACGAAGAAGTCGTTTTTCAGTGGATATAAGGAAGTGATTGCAACGGTCCGGGACATGCGCCGCTTCCGACCGATCTTTCTGTTTATGCTGGCCTACTTTTTCTTTAATGACGCCATTGCGACTGCGATCGCGATGATGGCTGTCTATGCAAAGGCAGTAGTCGGCTTTTCGAGCGGACAGTTTATCATCCTCTATCTGGTCGCTACTGTTTTTAGCATCGTTGGCTCTCTGTTGTTCGGCCACATCACCCGCATCCTTGGCTCCAAGCAAGCCGTAACCTGCGTGGCGCTGCTGCTGCTGGTGGCGATTGCGCTCGGTGCACTGGCGATTGACGAAACGATGTTCTGGGTTGCCGGCAGCTTGTACGGGATCGCTATGGGCTCCACCTGGGTTACTTCACGCACGTTGATCGTAGAGCTTACTCCACCAGAAAAGCGAGGACAGTTTTTCGGTCTGTTTGCCTTTTCCGGAAAAGTCTCTTCGTTGGTCGGTCCGCTGCTGTATGGGACGATCGTCCTCTTGTTAAGTCAGCACGGCGTGTTGGCCAGTCGAGCTGCCATGGGCTCTCTGGCCGTATTGGTATTGATCGGGCTTGCTATCCACCTCCGTATCCCGGTCGGTGAAGATAGCAGCCATACCCGGTAG
- the coxB gene encoding cytochrome c oxidase subunit II: protein MLNRWQHVWRLLALSIVTALMLTGCGDPTLSALIPSGPVAEEQLTLIKLSLFIMVGVIVVVMLIFAYVIIRYRKKPGQTGIPEQVEGNTKLEIIWTVIPIILLFILAVPTVMTTFTLAKDYSDEEGVVNVKVTAHQFWWEFEYPDLGVATAQDLYIPTGKRVMFQLTSKDVVHSFWVPSLGGKTDNVPGLVNKMWLQADKEGVYQGKCAELCGASHALMDFKVVAVSPQEFDSWVEKMKAGPAEPATATAKEGQQVFQQSCIGCHAVGNQGGKLGPNLTAFGDREKLAGILENNPELLKQWIANPNQFKEGNRMPAFGEQLNEEQIDALAEYLSGLKIR from the coding sequence ATGTTAAATCGTTGGCAACATGTATGGCGTCTGCTGGCCCTGTCCATTGTGACGGCACTCATGCTCACAGGGTGCGGTGACCCAACACTGTCTGCCCTCATTCCATCAGGACCGGTGGCAGAGGAACAATTAACGCTGATTAAACTGAGTTTGTTCATCATGGTTGGCGTAATTGTTGTCGTTATGCTGATTTTTGCATACGTCATCATTCGCTACCGCAAAAAACCTGGTCAAACCGGCATCCCGGAACAAGTAGAAGGAAACACGAAACTAGAAATCATCTGGACCGTAATTCCGATCATTCTCTTGTTCATTCTAGCAGTGCCGACGGTCATGACTACCTTCACATTGGCCAAGGATTACTCCGATGAGGAGGGTGTCGTCAATGTCAAGGTGACGGCTCACCAGTTCTGGTGGGAGTTTGAATATCCTGATCTGGGTGTTGCTACAGCACAAGACCTCTACATTCCGACTGGCAAAAGGGTAATGTTCCAACTGACTTCCAAAGACGTGGTGCACTCCTTCTGGGTGCCCTCGCTAGGCGGTAAAACGGATAACGTACCGGGATTGGTTAACAAAATGTGGCTGCAAGCCGACAAAGAGGGAGTTTATCAGGGCAAGTGCGCGGAGTTGTGTGGCGCCTCTCACGCACTGATGGATTTCAAGGTGGTAGCTGTCTCTCCCCAAGAGTTTGACAGTTGGGTTGAAAAGATGAAAGCGGGTCCGGCAGAACCTGCCACCGCAACGGCTAAAGAGGGACAGCAAGTGTTCCAGCAAAGCTGTATCGGCTGCCACGCGGTTGGCAATCAGGGCGGCAAACTAGGCCCCAACTTGACAGCGTTTGGGGATCGTGAAAAGCTTGCCGGGATTCTGGAAAACAATCCGGAACTGTTGAAACAATGGATTGCCAATCCGAACCAATTCAAGGAAGGCAACAGGATGCCTGCGTTTGGCGAACAATTGAATGAGGAACAGATTGACGCATTGGCTGAATATCTGTCCGGTCTGAAGATCAGGTAA
- the ctaD gene encoding cytochrome c oxidase subunit I, whose amino-acid sequence MSGQVTYAGRKGLWDWLTTVDHKKIGILYLIAGGFFFLLGGLEAILMRIQLMYPNFEFVSGSTFNELITMHGTTMIFLAAMPVIFALMNAVVPLQIGARDVAYPFINALGFWLFFFGGLLLNLSWFLGGAPDAGWTAYPPLSSGHDFSDQGVDFYVLGLQIAGIGTWIGGINFLATIINMRAPGMTFMRMPLFTWATFVTSLLILFAFPAITVSLVLLMFDRLFGANFFDINAGGNVVIWQHLFWIFGHPEVYILILPAFGIISEVIATFSKKRLFGYSAMVFATVLIGFLGFMVWAHHMFTVGMGPVANALFGVATMLIAVPTGIKIFNWLFTMWGGQIRFTTANLFAVGFIPTFVMGGTTGVMLSVPPADYQYHDSYFVVAHFHYVIVGGLVFGLFAGLYYWWPKMFGKMLNEPLGKWNFWLFFIGFHLTFFPQHFLGLMGMPRRVYTYQEGVGLDLGNFISTIGAFGMGLGTIALLINIIVSLKSGKPASADPWDARTLEWAIPSPAPEYNFAQTPLVRGLDALWTEKVSGNGKMLPAEPLGEIHMPSPSVLPIIMSIGLFIAGFGFMYHNIPVIIGGMVITFICMIIRSLIDDHGYHVKPKELQDEEEGVKA is encoded by the coding sequence GTGTCTGGTCAAGTCACATACGCAGGACGAAAAGGCTTATGGGATTGGCTTACCACGGTGGACCACAAGAAGATCGGCATTCTCTATCTGATAGCCGGCGGCTTTTTCTTCCTGCTCGGTGGTCTCGAAGCCATCTTGATGCGTATCCAATTGATGTATCCAAATTTTGAGTTTGTTAGTGGTTCCACGTTTAACGAATTAATTACGATGCACGGTACAACGATGATCTTCCTGGCAGCGATGCCGGTCATCTTTGCCTTGATGAACGCGGTCGTACCGCTGCAGATCGGGGCGCGCGACGTCGCCTATCCGTTCATCAACGCGCTCGGTTTTTGGCTGTTCTTCTTCGGTGGACTGCTGCTCAACCTGAGCTGGTTCCTCGGGGGAGCGCCTGATGCTGGTTGGACCGCGTATCCGCCGCTCTCATCCGGTCACGATTTTAGCGACCAAGGTGTTGACTTTTACGTCCTCGGTCTGCAGATCGCCGGTATTGGTACCTGGATCGGGGGGATCAACTTCCTGGCCACGATTATCAATATGCGTGCACCCGGGATGACCTTTATGCGGATGCCGCTGTTTACCTGGGCTACGTTCGTTACTTCGTTATTGATTTTGTTCGCTTTTCCGGCGATTACGGTCAGCTTGGTGCTGTTGATGTTTGATCGCCTGTTTGGTGCTAACTTCTTCGACATCAACGCAGGTGGTAACGTCGTGATCTGGCAGCACTTGTTCTGGATATTTGGACACCCGGAAGTGTACATCTTGATTTTGCCGGCGTTCGGGATTATTTCCGAGGTTATCGCCACCTTCTCCAAAAAGCGTCTGTTCGGTTACAGCGCGATGGTGTTTGCAACCGTGTTGATCGGGTTCCTCGGCTTCATGGTATGGGCGCACCACATGTTCACTGTAGGGATGGGGCCGGTTGCCAACGCGCTGTTTGGGGTGGCAACGATGTTGATTGCCGTACCGACGGGGATCAAGATTTTCAACTGGCTGTTCACCATGTGGGGCGGGCAGATCCGCTTTACTACGGCCAACCTGTTTGCAGTTGGGTTTATCCCGACCTTCGTCATGGGTGGTACCACCGGGGTTATGTTGAGTGTGCCGCCTGCTGACTACCAGTACCATGACAGTTACTTTGTCGTTGCCCACTTCCATTACGTCATCGTGGGTGGATTGGTCTTCGGTCTGTTTGCCGGTCTTTACTACTGGTGGCCGAAAATGTTCGGGAAAATGCTGAACGAACCACTTGGCAAATGGAACTTCTGGCTGTTCTTTATCGGCTTCCACCTGACCTTCTTCCCGCAGCACTTCCTGGGATTGATGGGGATGCCGCGCCGCGTCTACACCTATCAAGAAGGTGTGGGACTTGACCTGGGCAACTTTATCAGTACGATCGGTGCGTTCGGAATGGGCTTGGGTACGATTGCCCTTTTGATCAATATCATCGTTTCCCTAAAGAGTGGAAAGCCGGCATCCGCCGACCCATGGGATGCACGTACACTGGAGTGGGCCATTCCTTCGCCGGCACCTGAATACAACTTTGCCCAGACTCCGCTGGTTCGCGGACTGGATGCACTCTGGACAGAGAAGGTTTCTGGAAACGGCAAAATGCTTCCTGCCGAACCATTGGGTGAGATTCACATGCCGTCGCCTTCCGTTCTGCCGATCATCATGTCGATCGGTCTGTTCATCGCCGGTTTTGGTTTCATGTATCACAATATCCCGGTCATCATCGGCGGTATGGTGATTACCTTCATCTGCATGATTATCCGTTCGCTTATCGATGACCATGGCTATCATGTGAAACCGAAGGAACTGCAAGATGAAGAAGAGGGGGTTAAGGCATAG
- a CDS encoding cytochrome (ubi)quinol oxidase subunit III: MSAQHAVNGTLPPEPERATLEGRNKVLGFWLFLGGECVLFGSLFATFVALRDQTNGGPTASELFQMPIVALATFILLTSSLTSVLGILAMHRNKLAQMQAWFIVTVLLGAGFLGLEIYEFVEYYHHGHMLTSSAFGSAFYTLVGFHGGHVLFGVLWISLLIAQSYKKRLTVVTAPKFYVASLYWHFVDLVWVFIFTVVYLMGMVE, encoded by the coding sequence GTGAGTGCACAACACGCAGTAAACGGAACCCTGCCACCTGAGCCGGAAAGAGCCACCCTGGAAGGTCGCAACAAGGTACTGGGCTTTTGGCTCTTCCTCGGTGGAGAGTGTGTCTTGTTCGGTAGTTTGTTTGCCACCTTTGTAGCGCTAAGAGACCAGACGAATGGTGGCCCGACCGCGTCTGAGCTGTTCCAGATGCCGATCGTTGCGCTTGCCACCTTTATCCTGTTGACCAGTAGCTTAACCAGTGTTCTCGGTATCCTCGCGATGCACCGGAACAAACTTGCCCAGATGCAGGCTTGGTTCATCGTGACGGTACTGCTGGGTGCTGGCTTCCTCGGTCTAGAGATTTACGAGTTTGTGGAATACTACCACCATGGTCACATGCTGACCAGCAGCGCGTTTGGCTCTGCGTTCTACACATTGGTTGGTTTCCACGGCGGTCACGTATTGTTCGGCGTTCTCTGGATTAGCCTGCTGATCGCCCAATCGTACAAAAAACGGTTGACGGTGGTCACGGCACCTAAGTTTTATGTGGCCAGTTTGTACTGGCACTTTGTCGACCTTGTATGGGTGTTCATCTTTACGGTAGTTTACTTGATGGGGATGGTGGAATAA
- a CDS encoding cytochrome C oxidase subunit IV family protein: MENHMHGEANASTSQPKRVHRHTGVKNHLITFAVSIILTAIAFIAVASESVDRNTLVPLLLILAFVQALFQLYVWMHMDQKGHGFAALGMYSGAGVALVTIIAFVLWVWW; encoded by the coding sequence ATGGAAAATCATATGCATGGTGAAGCGAATGCGTCCACATCTCAACCAAAGAGGGTTCATCGTCATACAGGAGTGAAGAATCACCTCATTACCTTTGCAGTCTCGATCATCCTCACTGCGATTGCCTTTATTGCAGTGGCAAGCGAGAGTGTTGATCGGAACACACTGGTTCCGCTACTCTTGATCCTGGCCTTTGTTCAAGCGCTGTTTCAGCTTTATGTCTGGATGCACATGGATCAAAAAGGGCATGGATTCGCCGCATTGGGCATGTACAGCGGTGCAGGTGTAGCGTTGGTTACGATTATTGCTTTCGTCCTTTGGGTATGGTGGTAG